Within the Staphylococcus warneri genome, the region TCATTGAGAATTCATCTAGACCTAAACCTAATAGTAATGGTACTGCAGTAGCATCTCCTGCCATTTCACCACACATACCAGTCCATTTACCTTCTTTGTGAGAAGCTTCAATGACTTGTTTTACTAAGCGTAAAATTGAAGGGTTGTATGGTTGATATAAGTAAGATACACGTTCAGACATACGGTCAGCTGCTAATGTGTATTGGATTAAGTCATTTGTACCAATACTAAAGAAATCTACTTCTTTAGCAAATACATCAGCTAATGCTGCTGTCGCTGGTATTTCAACCATGATACCTAACTCAATATCTTCAGAAACTTCATAACCTTCATTTTGAAGATTTTCTTTTTCTTCTAATAACATTGCTTTAGCATCACGGAATTCCTTGATAGTTGCTACCATTGGGAACATGATATTTAATTTACCATAAACTGATGCACGTAATAACGCGCGTAATTGTGGTCTGAAAATATCAGGTTGAGCTAAGCAAAGACGAATCGCTCTGTATCCTAAGAATGGATTCATTTCGTCTGGTAAATCTAAATATGGTAATTCTTTGTCGCCACCGATATCCAATGTACGAACAACAACACGTTTACCATCCATAGTTTCTAATACTTTTTTGTATGCTTCAAATTGTTCTTCTTCAGTAGGTAATTGATCTCTACCCATGTATAAGAACTCAGTACGATATAAGCCAATACCTTGTGCACCATTTTCAATGACACCTGGTAAATCGTTTGGTGTACCAATATTAGCTGCTAACTCTGCGTGAACACCATCAACAGTTACTGTATCAGCATCACGTAATTTTTGTAATTCTTGTTTATCTTCAAAGAAACGTTCACGTTTATTTTGATAAGCGATAACTTCATCTTCTGTAGGATCGATGATAACATCACCAGTTAAACCATCAACAATAATCATATCACCTTGTTTAACTTCTTTAGTGATTGATTTAGTACCAACTACTGCTGCGATTTCTAATGAACGACTCATAATCGCAGAGTGACTTGTTCTACCGCCAATATTTGTAACAAACCCTTGAACGAATTCTTTATTTAACTGCGCAGTATCAGAAGGTGTTAAGTCATTACCAATAATAACAACACTTTCATCAATCATACTTGGGTTTGGTAATTCAACCCCAAGAATATGTGCTAACACACGTTTAGATACGTCTCTAATGTCTGCAGCACGTTCTTTCATGTATTCATTATCCATTGATTCAAATATAGTAATGAATTGAGTTGTAACCTCATTTAATGCTGTAGCTGCATTAACATGATCATTTTTAATTTTATCTTGAATTGGTTGAATTAATTCTGGATCATCTAAAACAAGTAAATGCGCATCAAAAATGGCAGCTTTATCAGCGCCTAATTGAACTTCTGCATTATTTCTTATTTTAGTTAATTCAATTTTAGATGCTTCGATAGCGTTATTGAATTTGCTAGTTTCACCTTCGACATCAGTAATTGTTTCACTGCTATCAAAAGATAAATCTGGCTCAACTATTAAGTAAGCTTTAGCGATTGCTACACCATCAGATGCAGCAATACCATTAATTAATTTAGACATATTACTTAGTTAAACCTTCTTTTGATAAGACATCACTGATAGATTCGATTGCATCTGCCTCATCGCTACCGTCAGCATAAATTGTAATTTCAGCATCTTTACCTACACCTAAACTCATAACACCCATGATTGATTTTAAGTTTACTTTTTTACCGTTATATTCTAATTGAATATCTGAATCAAATTTTGAAGCTGTTTGTACCAACATTGTAGCTGGGCGAGCGTGGATTCCTGTTTCGTCGATAATTACATATGATTTTTGTTCCATAATTTATTTCTCCTTCTATAAGTTAGAATCTTCAATATACTTACAATCTAACATAAATTTTTATACCTTAACTTTACCAAAACCAATAGTTAAATTCAATTTCTTTAAAACCGGTTTCAGTATATTTCTACAATTTTTTAACAAATTATATCCCTTAAAGTAACTCTTTGATGACTTTTTCACATTTTTCGATATGATCTTGACCTAATCTTTTCATAAAGTAATAACTAATTGATGCTGAAACTGCTTGTCCTACAAATGGGAACCATTTAGTTTGTTTAGCTGCAGTACGTTTTGCCACATCTCTAATCACTACTTTCATCAGTGCATTAGTTAATTTTTTACCAATAAACTGACTACCTTGAATAGCTGCAGCAGACATTATTCGTTCTCTAACGTCATCACTTAATGAATTGACTTGTTTATGATCTAGTCCATAAATTTTATTGACATCACTAATGATATCTCTCATTAATTTTATATCAACACCAAAGTCTAATCCAGGAATTGGTACTACACTCATTCCTGATGATAGTAAAGATTTCTTCTTAACGAGATTCTCTGCTTGTGCACGTCTTTGTTGTAACTCATTTTGAGTCACAGGTAAATTACTTTTTTCTTTGATTTCTTCAATATTTAATACTTTATTACCAACTGTATTTGTGACTCTGTTCGTCATTTTATTTCTTATGCTCATCTTATTCACACTCCCATGAATCTTATTTCAATAAGACTCTATACCCAGATTACAACTATTTAATGCTCAATATTAACAAAAATTGCTTTTAAATACTTTGAAGGTTTGTAATGTGGATGTGTTTTAAAGTCTTTAGGTAATCCCATCACCTCATTGATTTCATAATCCACTTCAGCTTCATCTAATGTTGTTTTGATAACATTTTTAAATGCCTTTAATGAAAACACGCTTGAATTTGTGCATAATAATAATGTACCTTTTGGTGATAATACTTCTAAAGCACCATTAATCAATTTGTCGTAATCTTTTTGTACTGAAAATGTTTTCTTTTTATTACGTGCAAAACTTGGTGGATCAATCACAATAGTGTCATATTGATGTCCGTGGCGTTTTGCATAATTATAATAATCAAATGTATCCATGACATAAATATATTGTGATTTT harbors:
- the ptsP gene encoding phosphoenolpyruvate--protein phosphotransferase, whose translation is MSKLINGIAASDGVAIAKAYLIVEPDLSFDSSETITDVEGETSKFNNAIEASKIELTKIRNNAEVQLGADKAAIFDAHLLVLDDPELIQPIQDKIKNDHVNAATALNEVTTQFITIFESMDNEYMKERAADIRDVSKRVLAHILGVELPNPSMIDESVVIIGNDLTPSDTAQLNKEFVQGFVTNIGGRTSHSAIMSRSLEIAAVVGTKSITKEVKQGDMIIVDGLTGDVIIDPTEDEVIAYQNKRERFFEDKQELQKLRDADTVTVDGVHAELAANIGTPNDLPGVIENGAQGIGLYRTEFLYMGRDQLPTEEEQFEAYKKVLETMDGKRVVVRTLDIGGDKELPYLDLPDEMNPFLGYRAIRLCLAQPDIFRPQLRALLRASVYGKLNIMFPMVATIKEFRDAKAMLLEEKENLQNEGYEVSEDIELGIMVEIPATAALADVFAKEVDFFSIGTNDLIQYTLAADRMSERVSYLYQPYNPSILRLVKQVIEASHKEGKWTGMCGEMAGDATAVPLLLGLGLDEFSMSPTSILKARRQINGLSKNEMSELANRAIHCATQEEVMELVNNISK
- a CDS encoding phosphocarrier protein HPr, with product MEQKSYVIIDETGIHARPATMLVQTASKFDSDIQLEYNGKKVNLKSIMGVMSLGVGKDAEITIYADGSDEADAIESISDVLSKEGLTK
- a CDS encoding DUF697 domain-containing protein; this encodes MSIRNKMTNRVTNTVGNKVLNIEEIKEKSNLPVTQNELQQRRAQAENLVKKKSLLSSGMSVVPIPGLDFGVDIKLMRDIISDVNKIYGLDHKQVNSLSDDVRERIMSAAAIQGSQFIGKKLTNALMKVVIRDVAKRTAAKQTKWFPFVGQAVSASISYYFMKRLGQDHIEKCEKVIKELL